The stretch of DNA CATTACCTGAATAATTTTACCTTTCATACGGGCAGCTCCTTTATTAAATTATTTTAATGCTTCAACACCACTGATAATTTCTATCAGCTCTGTTGTAATTGCAGCTTGTCTAGCTTTATTATATTCAACTGTTAAACTATTAACTTTCTCTTTTGCATTCTTAGTTGCAGCTTCCATTGCTTGCATTCTAGCACTATGTTCTGCAGCTAAAGAATCAATCAAAGCATAATACATATTGAAATCAATATATTTATCAGTTAATTCATTTAATACTTCTTCATCATCATCTGGCTCAATATCTAACATAGATTCTGAATCTTTTACTTCTGCAAGATCTAAGCTAATTGGTAATAAATCTCTAACTCTAATTTCTTGAGTTAACATATTTAAAAAACCATTATAAACAACTATTACTTTATCAGTAACTTCATTTCTAAAATCTTCAACAACAGCATGAATAAACTCAGCAGCTCTATCATACTCAGGAGCAGAAGATAAATCAGAAACTCTTTGCTCTAAAGCAACACCTTGGAAAGAAAAGAAATCAACACCTTTTCTTCCAGCAGCTCTTAATCTAACTTTTGTACCTTTTGCTTCATATTCAGCAATTAATTTACTAACTGTTTTAATTGTTGCCATATTAAAACCACCGCAAAGTCCTTTATCAGCAGTTACAAAAACAATATCAATTGTTTTTGGTGCATCATTTTGTACAAATGCTCTGCCAATATTTCCTTCGTCTTGAACTTTGCTAACTCTAGCAGCAATATCAGAAAGAACTTCATTTATCTTTCTTGCATAACTTCTAGCTTGTTCAGATAACTGTCTAGTTCTAGTAAGTTTTGCAGAAGATACAAGCTTCATAGCTTTAGTAGTCTTCTGAGTATTTTTAACACTACCTATTTTTAATTTTATCTCTTTTAAGTTAGCCATTGACTAATCCTTAGTTTGCACTAAATACAGTTTTAAACTCTTCTAATGCAGCTTTTAATTCTGCTTCTGTATTATCATCAATTTTTTGAGATGATTTGATTGTATCTAAAATGTTTGAATATTTTTGTTCAAAGAACGCATGTAATTCAGCTTCAAATCTTACAACATCACCAACAGCAACATCATTTAAGTACCCTTTAGTACCAGCATAAATAATAACAATTTGTTTTTCAATAACTAATGGTTTATTTACACCTTGTTTTAATACTTCAACCATTCTTTGACCAAGCTCTAATTCTCTTCTAGTAGCTTCATCTAAATCTGATGCAAATTGTGCAAATGCTTCAAGTTCTCTATATTGTGCAAGAGATAATTTTAAAGTACCAGCAACTTGCTTAGTAGCTTTAATTTGAGCAGCTCCACCAACTCTTGATACTGATAAACCAACATTAATAGCAGGTCTAATCCCTGAGTTAAATAGGTTAGTTTCTAAGAAAATTTGACCATCAGTAATTGAAATAACGTTTGTTGGAATGTATGCAGCAACGTCTCCAGCTTGAGTTTCAATAATTGGTAATGCAGTCATAGACCCAGCACCTCTTTCATCACTCATTTTTGCAGCTCTTTCTAATAGTCTTGAGTGTAGATAAAATACATCTCCTGGATATGCTTCTCTACCTGGAGGTCTTCTTAAAATTAATGACATTTCTCTATATGCAACAGCATGTTTAGATAAATCATCATAAATAATTAAAGCATGTTTTCCATTATCTCTAAAGAATTCACCAATAGTAACACCTGTATATGGTGCTAAGAATTGTAAAGCAGCAGAATCAGCAGCAGAAGCATTAACAACAATTGTATACTCCATAGCACCTGCTTCTTCAAGCGTTCTTACAACAGAAGCAACAGAAGATGATTTTTGACCAATAGCAACATAAATACAAACTACGTTCTCACCTTTTTGGTTAAGAATTGTGTCGATTGCAACTGTTGTTTTACCAGTTTGTCTATCACCAATAATAAGTTCTCTTTGCCCTCTACCAATTGGAACTAATGCATCAATTGCTTTAATACCAGTTGTTAATGGTTCATGAACAGATTTTCTAGCCATAATTCCAGGAGCTTTTTCTTCAACTAATCTAGTTTCAGAAGCTGCAATTGAACCTTTACCATCAATTGGTTCACCAAGAGCATTAACAACTCTTCCAACCATTGCATCACCAACTGGTGTTGATAAAAGTTTTCCAAGTCTTTTACAAGAAGTACCTTCTCTTAGACCTTCACCTTTTCCAAGAATAACAATACCAACTGAAGATTCTTCTAAATTTGAAGCAAGACCTCTTTCACCATTTTCAAACTCAACTAGTTCCCCAGCCATAACATTTTTTAGACCGTAAACTTGAGCAATACCATCTGCATAAGAGATAATCTTACCTGTTTCATTTACATCTACATTTAATTCAAAGTTATCAATTCTTTCTTTAATTATAGAACTGATTTCATCAGCTTGAATTTTTGCACCCATTCAATTTCTCCTTTGTAAGTTCTAAACTGCTTTTAAAATATGATCTATTAACTGTGATTTTAATCTCTCTTTTGAAAAAGAAATTTCAACTCCTAGTCCATCAATATCTACTTTAATACCATCATAATCACAAACATTTTGTGATAACGACAATTTAACATCAAATTTTTTACTAAATTGTTTTTCAATTGAAGATACATAATCACTTGATAATTCAAGATTTGTATAAACAACTCCAACATAACTATTATTCATTTTTGCAATTTGAGTATTAAGCTCTTTTGCAATAAATGGTAATAATCCCAATCTTCTTTTTTCCCCAAGTAATTTGATAAAGTTTTTAAAAACTTCATCATTCGCTCCATCTGCTAAAGTGATAATAAAATCTACTTTTGCACAATCAGCAATCTGAGGAGAAGAAACTATTGAATTGAATTTTTCATCAGCAAATGCTGAAGAAATAACATTTAGCTTACTGCTAATAGTATTAATAATATCATTATTTCTACCATCAACTAATGCTTTAACATATCTTTTTGCTACTAAATCATTCATTATGCTACCTTTTTAAGAACAATATTTGCTAACTCTTGTTGAGTTAATTTAATATTTTCAGAACTTAATAGCTCTTCAAGAACTTCAGTAACAACTTCTTTTTTAGCTTTTGATGTTTCAACTTTCATCATTTCTTCTAAATTTTTATTTAGATTAATAATGTCTGAATCTACAGCAGTTGCAACTTTTTGTTTAACTGAATCTATATCAGCTTTTGCACCTTCAACAATTTCAGTAGCAATTTTTTTTGCTTCTTCTAATTTCTTTTGTGCATCTTTAACTTTATCTTGAGAAGCTTTTAAAGTATCTTGTACTTTATCAAGTTCTGCTTGAATAGATAAAGATCTTTCAGCAAAAAATGCTTTAATTTTATCAGCAAGTAAATACCATAAAATTCCAGCAAATATTATAAAGTTAACGGTTCTTTGTACTATATCAGTCTCAACCGCACCTTCGTTTGCAAGTAATGCAACAGGAGCTAAAGCCAACCCAAGTAATAACATTCTTTTCATATTCTCTTCCCTTTAAATTGAGCTAAGCTTAGCTTTTAGGCTCTCATTAAATTGAGGCATAGAAGATACTAAAGAATCTTTTAAAGCTTTAGTCTCGTCTTGTAAGTTTTTAGCAAATTCCGCAGATTTTACTTCTAAATTAGATTTAGCACTTGCAAGTTTTGCATCAGCACTATCCTTTGCTTCCTTATAAGCTTGTTCTCTAATTGCAGCTGCCTCTTTTTTCGCTTTAGCAATAATATCATTTGCTTCGGCTAATAAACCATCAACATCTGCACCGTTTGATTTCGCATCTTCTAAATCTTTTTTTATAGAAGCTGTTCTATCATCCATATGCTTAAGTAATGGTTTGAAAAGACAACTGTTTAGTCTAGCAACAACTAAAAGAAAGATGATACCAGAGCTAAGCAATAATACAGGACTTATGTCTAACATTCATTCCTCCATATTTTTTACAGTTTAGTTTAACTAAAACTCTATCATTTTATCAAAACTAACTATAAAATTATATTAAAAGAAAATATTAGGTTACATTTTTTTGGATAGTGTTACGATTGGATATTAAAGTAGCTAATAATTTTATCTATTTCTTCTTGTGAGTTAAATTCTATTTTAAAATAATTTTTTTCAACTTTTACTTTTAAATTATTTTCTTTTAATTTTTCAATGATATTGTTAAGAGGATTGAAGTTATATGTATCTTTTGGTTTATCTTTTTTAGGTTTTTCTATATCTTTTTCTTTTAATTCTTTTACAATTTTTTCAGTTTCTCTAACTGAAAGTTTTTGACCAACTATTGAATCACAAACCATTTTTTGTTCATCATTTGTAAGTCCTAACATAATTTTTGCATGTCCTGCACTAATTTTGTCACTTGCTAAAAATTGTTGTACATATGAGTTTAATTGTAACAATCTTAACGTATTTGTAATAGAAGTTCTGCTTTTGAATACCTTTCGAGATAACTCTTCATGGGTAATACTATGTTCATTTAGTAATTGTGCGTAACAATATGCAAGTTCTATTATATTCAAATCATCTCTTTGAATATTTTCTATTAATGCCAATTCTCTTAACTTAAATTCGTCAGCATCAATAATAATTGCTTTAATTTTATCCATATTCGCAAGTTTATGAGCTCTTAATCTACGCTCCCCTGCAACTAATGTATAAGTACTATCTTCATTTTCAATTACAACTATAGGTTGTAATAAACCATGTTCTTTAATTGACTCACTTAAATCATTTAATTTTTCTTCATCAAATATTTTTCTTGGCTGATTTGGATTGGCTTTTATTGCAGTTACATCAATTTTAAAAACGCCTGATTTGTTACTTCTAGTTGAATTCTCATAAGCTGATTCAACTTCGCCTAATAATTCTCCTAATCCTCTACCTAATGCCATAATATTTTCCTATTAATAAAAATTAACTAACCTGCAATTGCTCTTGCTAAATGTGTGTATGCTTTAGTACCACTTGAGTTTGTATCATATAACATAATTGGTTTACCAAAACTAGGACTTTCCGCTAATTTAACATTTCTTGGTATAACTACATATGAATTATCATCAATTTTGAATAATTTATTCTCAAAATGTTGTGCTAAATCTGCAAATACTTGTTTTGATAAATTATTCTGAGCACTATACATTGTTGGTAAAAAACCTCTAATTTGCAAAGATTGATTTATTGTTTGTTTTACTAATTTTATTGTATTTAATAATTGAGCTAATCCTTCTAATGCAAAAAATTCACATTGGATTGGAATTAATACAGATGTTGATGCACTTAATGTATTTATTGTTATTGGACCTAGAGCAGGAGGTGAATCAATAATGATATAATCAAAATCTTTTTTTACAGGGTCAATTTTTCTTTTTAAAACTAATTCCCTTTCTTTAGTATTTTTATAAAACTCTTTTTCAATTCCAACAAGTCCTATATTCGATGGAGCTACTTTTAAATTCTCAATTTCAGAATCTAAAATAATTTCGCTCAGTTCTTTTGTACCTAACATTACATGGTAAATATTATATTCATAAGTATCCCTATGAAAACCTAATGAAGTCGTAGCATTTGCTTGAGGATCTGCATCAATTAATAATACTCTTTTACCTTCTAATGCAAGTGCCGCACTCAAATTTACAGCAGTTGTAGTTTTACCCACACCGCCCTTTTGGTTAGCTATTGAAATAATTTCTGTCATCTTAAACTAAATACCTTTTTATTGTTTACTTGTATTGAACCATCTTCATTTAACATCACATTTTGAAGAGAAACTTTTTGATTGTCTATGGTTGTTTGGAACTTTTTGCTATGCTGGAATTCTATCTTAAAATCACTAAATATTTGCTTCCAAAAAATCTTTTTTTCTAATTTAGAAAAATAACTTTTTAACATATCATCTATATCAACATTTATATCAAGTTTTCCAAAATCTTCACTAACACTTTTTAAATTTATTCCTATTCCACAATAAATTAGATTTTTTGAAACAGTAGTAATAGTTCCACCGATTTTTTTATCTTCTATATAAAAATCATTTGGCCATTTTAGCCAAACAAAAGAACCCATCTGCTTCAAAACATCTTTTAAAAGATAAGAAAAATATATTGAACTACTTTGTAAAGGTAAATCATCAGGCAAAAATTCTTTATCAACAACAAAAGAGAAAAAAATATTACCCTCTTTTCCTATCCAAGAATTTCCTCTACTACCAATTCCTTGCGTTTGAAAATCACAAAAAACACATAAAGGTTCACTATAACTATTTTCTAAAATATAATCTTTTATATATCTATGAGTAGAATCTATTTCTTTTAATTTTATTATTTTCATATTTTAATTATACATAATAAAAATAGAAGAGTTTATTAAATATAATCCAACTAAAAAAGGTCATTATGTTAGAGCCAATTTTCCCAATTGCAATTTATTTAATTTTAGGTTACACCTTTAAAATAATTTATCATGATAATTCTAAACAACTAATTGAATTTATAATTTATTTTTCACTTCCAGCTATTGTATTTTCTAAAATTTATCCTTTAGTTCTTGATGAAAAAATATTAAATTTGATTTTAATGTTTATCTCTTTTATTCTTTTTAATCTTCTTCTTGCTTATTTTGTAGGAAAAATGATGAAATTAAATCGCGTTTTATTAGCTACTTTTATGATTATGGCTACTTTTGGGAATACATCATTTATTGGTTTTTCATATATTGAAGCATTTTATGGAGAAGATTATATTGTTTATGGATTGATTTATGATTTATTTGGCTCATTTTTGCTTTTAGTTTCAGTTGGAATGTTTATTATTACTTGGGGAGCGGGGAAAAAGAATAATATTACTCATATTTTCAAAAGTATATTTTTATTTCCGCCTTCAATTATGTTTTTAATAACTATTCTTGTAAAAAATTTTGAGGTTCCAAACTTTTTAATATTAACTTCACAAACTCTTGGTTCAACACTTGTTCCAATTGCTATGATTGCAATTGGAATGAAATTAGAACTAAAACATATTTTTGCAAGGTTTCATATTGTTTCAGCTGCAATGATTTTAAAAATGATTGTTGTTCCAATAATTGTATTAATAGGTTTTCACTATTTTTATGGCTTAAATCAAACTTGGGTAAAAGTTACAATAATTGAAGTTGCAATGCCACCAATGACAATGGCTACAGTTTTAGCAATAAAAGGTGGGTTAGATGAAAAAGTAGCTATAAACTCTTTAGTTCTAGGAGTTTTATTGAGTTTATTAACAATAAGTTTATATACATCTTATTTAGCGTAAATATACGCTAAATAAGTATTGAATTTATTTCTAATCTTTGACCTCTAATAAAATCAACAGAGTTTATAGCTTTTTTAGAAGGTGCTTGTAAAGTTTTAATTTTTAAACTTCCTTTTTCACATCCAACAATAATAAAATCATCTTTAATTTCTAAAATCTGACCTTGATTATTGATAGATTTTTCTTCATTTAATTCAATATCTTTTATTTTTAATTCTGATTCTAAAAAAATACCTGGCCAAAACGAATAAGCTTTGTATTTTAAATAAAGTTTTTTAGCATCAATAAAATCAACTAAACCATCTTCTTTTTTGATTTTTTTACAAAAACTTACTTCTGATTCATTTTGTTTTATTGGTTTTATATTTTCATAATTATCTAAAGTTGTAAGAGTAAGTTTTGCAGCAATTAAAGATAATTTTTCAAAAGCTTCTGAAACTTCCATTGTTGGAGTTATTTTTAAATATTGTAACCCTAAAATATCTCCACTATCAAGACCTTCTTCCATAAGCATAGAAGTTACTCCTGTATAATAATCATCATTTAGAATTGATTCTTGAATAGGACTTGCACCTCTATATTTTGGTAGTAATGAAGCATGAAGATTTATACATGGAGCAATATCTAAAATCCCTTTTGGTAATATTTGCCCATAAGCTGCAACTATTATAAAATCAGGTTTTAACTCTGTTATTTGTTTTGTAGCTTCTTCATTTCCTCTTAATTTTAAAGGTTGAAAAATTGGAAGATTTATATTTTCATCAATACAATATTGTTTAATATGAGGAGGAGTTAAAAGTTGCTTTCTCCCAACTGGTTTATCAGGTTGAGTAAATAATCCTACTATTTCATACTTACTATCTAATAATTCTTTAAATATCGTAGTAGCATAATCAGGAGTTCCCATAAATAAAATTCTTTTACTCATAAATATTCCTTCATTTTTTTGCTTGAAAAATTGTTCCACTTTTATGATTTCCATCAACTAAAAAATCATAAGCATTCGTTAAATCAAATCCAGAAGATAAATACATTGGAATATCTCTTTTCATTAAAAAATCTGCTGCTTTTAATTTTGTAACTATTCCACCCGTTGCAAATTCTGAATTTGCAGAATGTTTCATTTCTAATGCTTCAGGAGAAATTTCATAAACATTTTTTTGTAAAACTGCATCATCAAATTCTCTTGGATTTTTATTATAATATCCATCAATATCAGATAAAATTGCTAACATATCTGCTTTAAAATAATAAGCAACATGAGCTGCTAGTTGGTCATTATCACCAAAAACTAACTCATCAGTTGCAATTACATCATTTTCATTTATAATTGGTAAGATTTTATTCTCTAATAAAATTTCCATAACATTTTGAGCATTTTTAGTTCTTTTTCTTGAATCAAAATCATCTGCAATAAAAAGCATTTGAGCACAAGTGATATTATGTTCTTTGAATCTTTTTTTATAATTTTTTAGTAATAAAGGTTGCCCAATAGCTGCTAGTGCTTGTTTATTTGCAACTATCTTTTTATCAAGTTTTAAAGAAGTATATCCAGCTCCAACAGCTCCTGAAGAGACTAATATCACTTCAAGATTTTTGTCATTTTTTAATTTTGCAATTAAATTAACTAAATTTTCCATTCTATCAAGAGCTAATTGTCCGTCTTGAGTTAGAACAGCAGTTCCTACTTTAATTACTAATCTTTTCATCTTTACCCTGTTCTAATAAATTATATAAAGCAAATCCAAGTGGTTTTAAATTTAATTTTGTTAAAGATGAAATTGGTAAAACAAAATATGGTTTTGTATTATCAAATCTTGTATAAATTAAATCTTGTATAAAATATGGAAGTTCTCCTTCAAATTTGAACTCATTTGATTTAGTAGTTTCTAAACCAATATCTTTGATAAATTTTTCTATATCATCTTCTAAAGTTTCACCCAAATATCCATCAATTTTACTTAAAACTATTGCATAATTTCTTTTTGCTAGTTCACCTGAGAATTTAGCAACTTCTTCTTTTAAAACTCTATATTGATCAATCATTGTTCTGTAGTTTGCAACATCAATTACAAATAAAAGTGTTTTTGTTCTTTCAATATGTTTTAAAAACTCTAAACCTAAACCTCTTCCTTCACTTGCACCATCAATGATTCCTGGAATATCAGCCATTACAAATGAATTATAATTTCCAACTTCTACTACACCTAATTTTGGAGTTAAAGTTGTAAATTCATAATTTGCAATTTCAGGAGTTGCATTTGAAGTAACAGATATTAAAGTTGATTTCCCAACATTTGGATAACCAACAAGTCCAACATCAGCAATTAATTTTAATTCTAATCTAATACTTCTAACTTGTCCAGGAAGTCCTGGTTGAAAATAAGTTGGTCTTTGATTTCTTGAATTTTTAAAGTGCACATTTCCAAGTCCACCTTTTCCACCTTCTAAAAACAGAACTTTTTCGCCAAGCTCAATCAAGTCAAAAATAACTTCATTTGTTTCATCATCAATAACTTGAGTTCCAGGAGGAACTATTAAAACCAGTGATTCTCCTGACTTTCCAGTCATTCTTCCACCTAAACCTTGTGCTCCATTATCAGCTTTAAAATATTTTCTACCTTTGTAGTTTGATAATGTATCAGTATTATTGTCTACTAAAAAATAAACATCTCCACCTTTTCCACCATCTCCACCATCTGGTCCACCTTTTACAACAAATTTTTCTCGTCTAAATGCTGCACATCCCTGTCCACCTTTTCCAGATGTAACTGAAAATCTAGCGCTATCTATAAACATATAACTTTCCTTTTAATAAATAATTAAAAACTAAAAGCAAAATTCCAACTTCTACTGTTAACTTTTAATTAGTTATGTTAATTTTTAAATAAAAAAAGGGTGTAGGCAAAAGCCATACACCCTTTAAAGAAATCAATTTTATCCAGAATTACGAAGCGTAAACTGAAACTTTTTTTCTCTTTTTATCTTTAATTTCAAATTTAACAACACCGTCAATTAAAGAATAAATTGTATGATCTTTACCCATACCAACATTTTGACCTAAATGTACTTTAGTACCTCTTTGTCTAATAATGATATTACCAGCTCTTACAACTTCACCACCGTATTTTTTAACACCAAGTCTTCTACCAGCTGAATCTCTATTATTCTGCGTACTTCCCTGACCTTTTTTGTGAGCCATAGTTCTTCTCCTTAACTTATATTATGCTATTTGCTTATGCAGCAATTTTAGTGATTCTAATTTTAGTGAAGCTTTTTCTGAAACCTCTTTTTAATTTAGAATCTTTTCTTCTTCTTTTTTTGTAAATGATTACTTTTTTAGCTCTATTTACACCAGTACCGTCTAATACTACAACTGCCTCAACTTTTGCATTTGCAACAGCATCGCCAGTTTTTAACTCACCGTTGTTTACTGCTAAAACATCAGTAATCTCTAAAGTTTCTTTTGCAGCTAAACCAGTATAGTCAACATCTAAGATATCACCCTCAGAAACTTTATACTGTTTTCCACCACATTTGATAATTGCGTACATCTTTCTTCCTCTAATTCAATTCTATATGCTAGGTTCATATTTTGTCATACTAACTCTATTTTTCGAACCGGAATAGTATCTTATTTTAGTTTAAACTTTCTTTAAGCCAAAGGTTTTTAATGATAATCATTTGCTAAAGCTATTGCATCAACCATTATCATTGAATTTTTAGGCAAACCTTTTACCGATATTGTACTACGTGCTGGTTTATGATTACCAAAAGCTTCAGCAAATATTGTGTTTACAACTCGAAAATCTTCTATATTTTCTAAATATATTGACACTTTTATAACTTTTTCCAATCCACTATTGGCATCTTCTAATAATGTTCTTAAATTAGATAGAACTTGTCTAGTTTGAACTTTAATATCTCTTTCTAGCATTGTACCATCCAATGAAATAGGTACTTGACCTGATGTATAAATCATTCCATTTACTTCTATAGCCGGTGAATATGGACCTATTGCTAGAGGTAAATTATCACTTGCAATAAATTTCATTTATTATCCTTATTTTTTGTAATTGATTGAATTCTACAAAAAATAAACTGCTAATTAAATAAATTTTAAAAATTAATTATTAATTATAAATTATAACTTACTAATTTTCCTAATTTTAATTGATAGATATTATCTTTGATTTTTCTAATTAAATTTGCTTTTTGTTTAAAATCTAAGCTATTATCATAAGAAATAGCTGTTAATTTATTTGTATAAAATTTATAAACCAAAGTTAATAACTCTTGATTTAATCTTTCATCATCATAATTTTCAAGTTTTTCATTTAAAACTATTGAATTTAATGAAATATTTTCTATGTCTGTTAACAATAATTCAAACTCATTTTTATGAGCTTCAAACATAGAAGAATCAACAATATCTAACACAGAATCTAGTCTTTTTGGTTTTTCTAAAATTGATTTTATTATACAAAGTTCAGCAATATCGATTTTTGTTAGATTTGGTTCATAAGTTCTTTGTTTATTTGAACTTATTTTCACTAAATTTTCTCTAATATTTAATTTCTGAGCTAAATATCTTTTATATTCATCTTGATTTAATAAACTTAATGTTTTTAAATATTCATTAGCTTCAGTTAAAGCTTTTTGTTTTTGATTTGGATCATTTATATCATATTTTGAAATGATATAATTTATTGCATAAGGTATATAAGAAATTGGATTTGAAAAAATTTCATTTAATTCATTTATTCTTCCATTATTTACCATATCAGCAGGATCCAATCCATCTGCAAAAATAATAACTCCACCTTCAAACTCACTTTGACTTAACATAACAGAAGCTTTAAAAGCAGCTGCCAGTCCTGCTTTATCTCCATCATAAGCTAATATTACTTTTGGTTCCCCTCGTCTAAGAAGAGGTAAATGTTCAGTTGTGAGTGCAGTTCCTAAAGTTGCCACTGCTGTATTAAAGCCAGCTTGATGAAGCATTATTACATCTAAATAACCCTCGCAAACTATAATTTGATTTTTTTTATATATTTGCTCTTTTGCTAAATGATAACCATATAAAAGTCTTGATTTATTAAAAAGTTTTGTTTGTGGAGAGTTTACATATTTTGCATTGTGCCCAGTAATTGTTCTTCCACCAAAACCTACAAGTTTTCCAGTTATTGAATAAATAGGGAAGGTAATTCTTTCTATAAATCTTGAATATAAACCATTTGTTCCATTATCAATAACACCTAAATCTATTGCATCATTTAAATTATAATGGTTTGATTTTAAAAAATTTATAGTATCTATTGAAACTGGCGCATAACCTATTTCAAACTTTTCAATTGAAAATTCTGATATTCCTCTTTTATGAATATACTCTTTTACATTTTCATTATTCACAAAAAGTTTTTGATAGTATTTATTTACTTCTTCTAAAATTTTTGTGTCTTGTTTTATCTCTGTTGTATTTTCATAATCTAAATTAAAATTATACATTGAAGCTAATTTTTCTATTGTTTCAGGATATGATAACTTTTCATATTCCATTACAAATTTTATAGAATCTCCACCTACTCCACATCCAAAACAGTGATATATTTGTTTTGCTGGACTCACTACAAATGAAGGTGTTGTTTCTCCATGAAAAGGGCAACATGCTTTAAAATTTGCACCAGATTTCTTTAATTCTAAGAATTGAGAGATTACATCAACAACATCAAGATGGTTTTTTAGATTTTCGATTGATTCTTTTTTTATCATAAAAGGATTATATCT from Arcobacter suis CECT 7833 encodes:
- a CDS encoding F0F1 ATP synthase subunit B family protein, with translation MLDISPVLLLSSGIIFLLVVARLNSCLFKPLLKHMDDRTASIKKDLEDAKSNGADVDGLLAEANDIIAKAKKEAAAIREQAYKEAKDSADAKLASAKSNLEVKSAEFAKNLQDETKALKDSLVSSMPQFNESLKAKLSSI
- a CDS encoding AEC family transporter is translated as MLEPIFPIAIYLILGYTFKIIYHDNSKQLIEFIIYFSLPAIVFSKIYPLVLDEKILNLILMFISFILFNLLLAYFVGKMMKLNRVLLATFMIMATFGNTSFIGFSYIEAFYGEDYIVYGLIYDLFGSFLLLVSVGMFIITWGAGKKNNITHIFKSIFLFPPSIMFLITILVKNFEVPNFLILTSQTLGSTLVPIAMIAIGMKLELKHIFARFHIVSAAMILKMIVVPIIVLIGFHYFYGLNQTWVKVTIIEVAMPPMTMATVLAIKGGLDEKVAINSLVLGVLLSLLTISLYTSYLA
- the atpG gene encoding ATP synthase F1 subunit gamma, whose translation is MANLKEIKLKIGSVKNTQKTTKAMKLVSSAKLTRTRQLSEQARSYARKINEVLSDIAARVSKVQDEGNIGRAFVQNDAPKTIDIVFVTADKGLCGGFNMATIKTVSKLIAEYEAKGTKVRLRAAGRKGVDFFSFQGVALEQRVSDLSSAPEYDRAAEFIHAVVEDFRNEVTDKVIVVYNGFLNMLTQEIRVRDLLPISLDLAEVKDSESMLDIEPDDDEEVLNELTDKYIDFNMYYALIDSLAAEHSARMQAMEAATKNAKEKVNSLTVEYNKARQAAITTELIEIISGVEALK
- a CDS encoding F0F1 ATP synthase subunit B; the protein is MKRMLLLGLALAPVALLANEGAVETDIVQRTVNFIIFAGILWYLLADKIKAFFAERSLSIQAELDKVQDTLKASQDKVKDAQKKLEEAKKIATEIVEGAKADIDSVKQKVATAVDSDIINLNKNLEEMMKVETSKAKKEVVTEVLEELLSSENIKLTQQELANIVLKKVA
- a CDS encoding biotin--[acetyl-CoA-carboxylase] ligase, producing the protein MKIIKLKEIDSTHRYIKDYILENSYSEPLCVFCDFQTQGIGSRGNSWIGKEGNIFFSFVVDKEFLPDDLPLQSSSIYFSYLLKDVLKQMGSFVWLKWPNDFYIEDKKIGGTITTVSKNLIYCGIGINLKSVSEDFGKLDINVDIDDMLKSYFSKLEKKIFWKQIFSDFKIEFQHSKKFQTTIDNQKVSLQNVMLNEDGSIQVNNKKVFSLR
- a CDS encoding ParB/RepB/Spo0J family partition protein, producing the protein MALGRGLGELLGEVESAYENSTRSNKSGVFKIDVTAIKANPNQPRKIFDEEKLNDLSESIKEHGLLQPIVVIENEDSTYTLVAGERRLRAHKLANMDKIKAIIIDADEFKLRELALIENIQRDDLNIIELAYCYAQLLNEHSITHEELSRKVFKSRTSITNTLRLLQLNSYVQQFLASDKISAGHAKIMLGLTNDEQKMVCDSIVGQKLSVRETEKIVKELKEKDIEKPKKDKPKDTYNFNPLNNIIEKLKENNLKVKVEKNYFKIEFNSQEEIDKIISYFNIQS
- a CDS encoding ParA family protein, with protein sequence MTEIISIANQKGGVGKTTTAVNLSAALALEGKRVLLIDADPQANATTSLGFHRDTYEYNIYHVMLGTKELSEIILDSEIENLKVAPSNIGLVGIEKEFYKNTKERELVLKRKIDPVKKDFDYIIIDSPPALGPITINTLSASTSVLIPIQCEFFALEGLAQLLNTIKLVKQTINQSLQIRGFLPTMYSAQNNLSKQVFADLAQHFENKLFKIDDNSYVVIPRNVKLAESPSFGKPIMLYDTNSSGTKAYTHLARAIAG
- the atpA gene encoding F0F1 ATP synthase subunit alpha; this translates as MGAKIQADEISSIIKERIDNFELNVDVNETGKIISYADGIAQVYGLKNVMAGELVEFENGERGLASNLEESSVGIVILGKGEGLREGTSCKRLGKLLSTPVGDAMVGRVVNALGEPIDGKGSIAASETRLVEEKAPGIMARKSVHEPLTTGIKAIDALVPIGRGQRELIIGDRQTGKTTVAIDTILNQKGENVVCIYVAIGQKSSSVASVVRTLEEAGAMEYTIVVNASAADSAALQFLAPYTGVTIGEFFRDNGKHALIIYDDLSKHAVAYREMSLILRRPPGREAYPGDVFYLHSRLLERAAKMSDERGAGSMTALPIIETQAGDVAAYIPTNVISITDGQIFLETNLFNSGIRPAINVGLSVSRVGGAAQIKATKQVAGTLKLSLAQYRELEAFAQFASDLDEATRRELELGQRMVEVLKQGVNKPLVIEKQIVIIYAGTKGYLNDVAVGDVVRFEAELHAFFEQKYSNILDTIKSSQKIDDNTEAELKAALEEFKTVFSAN
- a CDS encoding F0F1 ATP synthase subunit delta, which codes for MNDLVAKRYVKALVDGRNNDIINTISSKLNVISSAFADEKFNSIVSSPQIADCAKVDFIITLADGANDEVFKNFIKLLGEKRRLGLLPFIAKELNTQIAKMNNSYVGVVYTNLELSSDYVSSIEKQFSKKFDVKLSLSQNVCDYDGIKVDIDGLGVEISFSKERLKSQLIDHILKAV